TGCCAGAACGCCGTCCCCGGACGCCCGATGCGGCGGATGGGCCGGATGTGCGTGACCTCCAGCCCGCACCGCTCCATCATCGCGGGAAGAGCGGCGCCCACGCTCGGGTCACCCCCGCGCTCTCGCCACGCCCGCACCACCGCGGGGAAGATGCGCGCGAACGCCGGGTCCTCTGGGGCGATCTGGACGGCATCGTACTGGGAGTAGTCCTGCACCACGAAGGCGCCGCCGGGCCGCAGCGCACGCGCCACCGCCCGCACCGCCGCCTCTGGATCAGCGACGAAGCAGAGCACCCAGCGCGCGTACGCCCCATCGAACCGATCGGGCGGCAGCGGCGCCGTGATGAGGTCGCTCTCCTCCGCGGTGACGTTGGGGATGCCGCGCGCCGCGATCTCCGCCTGCAGGTGGCGGATGAAGCGCGCGGAAAGGTCGATGCCGTGCACGTGCCCCGCCGGCCCCACGAGCCGCGCGAGGTCGAACGAGGCGTATCCGGGCCCGCATCCCACATACAGGATCCGCTGCCCCGGCCCGAACCCGGCCGCCTCCCACCCCTCCGCCGCGTACCCGCTCCACACCGCATGCTGGAACCCGAGCCGCGCCAGCTCGTCGTCGCCGGTGCCCAGGACGTATTCGCGTTCGTGCAATGGGCCCTCACCACCGTCTCGTTACGAGCGCCCCCTCCCCCCGGCCCCCTCCCCCGCCTGCGGGGGCGCAGGGCGGGTGAGGGGGAGAACTCCCTCTGCGTTTGCACCGATCCCGTAGGGGCGCGATTCATCGCGCCCGTGCCCCGCCATGCACCGCACATCGCCGCCGGGCGAGACCGCTTCAGCGGTCTTCCCGTAGTTCCAGCCGGGGGCTTTAGCCCCCGGCGATGCACCCCCGGCCATTCATCCCCGGCCGATGCGCCCCCCGGCGATTCATCCCCCGGCG
Above is a genomic segment from Longimicrobium sp. containing:
- a CDS encoding methyltransferase domain-containing protein is translated as MHEREYVLGTGDDELARLGFQHAVWSGYAAEGWEAAGFGPGQRILYVGCGPGYASFDLARLVGPAGHVHGIDLSARFIRHLQAEIAARGIPNVTAEESDLITAPLPPDRFDGAYARWVLCFVADPEAAVRAVARALRPGGAFVVQDYSQYDAVQIAPEDPAFARIFPAVVRAWRERGGDPSVGAALPAMMERCGLEVTHIRPIRRIGRPGTAFWQWPRTFFDNFLPTLVDAGLLGADELAEFDAQWKEWESVPGAFFASPPMVEVVGVKR